In Leishmania mexicana MHOM/GT/2001/U1103 complete genome, chromosome 20, one genomic interval encodes:
- a CDS encoding protein kinase-like protein yields MMKSYRPPAAFQQGRYIPNKVLGTGTYGQVIQCHDTVTGKDVAVKVAQSDAAYRRSALNEISALLCLKENEDSVNILDSFEDAGHVCIVSELLDRNLFEVLRHRGFGPLSLREVRQVALRVLRALASLHNSGYIHCDIKPENIMLRRSTPVSSNSSSPMLGSFTSENASSGSSNKSGEQNNFPNALAPGQEALKLDTNTNAHNQLWRNTNSIDSLIGNTHSAAFQDSNLNMGFSPRTGNRLGGYSQQQHGRRGSGDTTAAISGAGMRHSGSFDALFGMSAAAVGASGTGNNTRNDVRVNRNALGNKGSESQERTQLNPDANPYCRTCLIDFGAVRRFNENTYYDVQSLWYRAPEVLCGLPYTTAIDSWSVGCVLFELFTGKPLFPGESLQHQLSLIVQHVGHPSQAALTLGCLATQFQLPMVFVSHDARREHVRQWILSSRELGLQRWRKHQMQKLQEAHIAGNQQLWSHRTADVPSAKSEEDALLTATPYGESDVDGTSEELKLLVDLICDLLNPDESQRLSCTQALHHSFLNNVSKRCSAAPCPYTATPAACFPTVSAAPAPVPCIMATTTTGQSVMMTASPLSVPMGCSPASPFVMHPVHSAPAATVPFTVAPVESMVGVEMEVSTLGVSSRHQPAQAFSTYPAVTTSTVYTTNSTGQVMQCAVPVFTQVAHQVAPSVGHAFLPLGMTAQNPASGIYCSPTTTASQQQYPSSGMSISPTFSPGGALVHAHVPLGFTPTTASNPSAVTAPAASVQPLGASAYVLASAGTVPCIRDYHSEMASAGISPYVLCHFQPQHACATVMSP; encoded by the coding sequence ATGATGAAGTCTTACCGACCTCCGGCGGCCTTCCAGCAGGGCCGCTACATCCCAAACAAGGTGCTCGGTACAGGGACATATGGGCAGGTGATTCAATGCCACGATACTGTCACGGGCAAGGATGTCGCTGTGAAGGTCGCGCAGAGTGACGCCGCGTACCGTCGCTCCGCGTTGAACGAAATCAGCGCACTGCTCTGCCTCAAGGAAAACGAAGACTCCGTGAATATTCTGGACTCCTTTGAGGACGCCGGGCATGTGTGCATCGTCTCGGAGTTGCTGGACCGAAACCTCTTCGAGGTACTGCGACATCGTGGATTTGGTCCGCTGTCACTGCGCGAAGTGCGCCAGGTCGCTCTGCGCGTCTTGCGCGCGCTGGCCTCGCTCCACAACAGTGGGTACATTCACTGCGACATCAAGCCCGAGAACATCATGCTGCGCCGAAGCACTCCCGTCAGCTCGAATTCCTCCTCACCCATGCTGGGGTCCTTCACCAGCGAGAATGCCAGCAGTGGATCGTCGAACAAGAGTGGCGAGCAGAACAACTTCCCGAACGCGCTGGCTCCTGGGCAGGAGGCCCTGAAGCTGGACACCAACACCAATGCTCACAACCAACTGTGGCGTAACACGAACTCGATTGACTCCCTCATTGGGAACACGCACAGCGCTGCTTTCCAGGACAGCAATCTGAACATGGGCTTCTCCCCGCGCACCGGCAACCGTCTCGGGGGCTACtcgcagcaacagcacggacggcgcggcagcggcgacaccaCAGCTGCGATCAGCGGTGCTGGCATGCGTCACAGCGGAAGCTTCGATGCACTCTTCGGCAtgtcagctgctgcagtcggCGCCTCCGGCACCGGCAACAATACCCGCAACGACGTTCGTGTGAATCGCAACGCTCTGGGCAACAAGGGTAGCGAGTCTCAGGAGCGGACGCAGCTCAACCCCGACGCTAATCCATACTGCCGCACGTGCCTGATCGACTTCGGTGCCGTGCGCCGTTTTAACGAGAACACCTACTACGACGTGCAGTCGCTCTGGTACCGCGCGCCGGAGGTGCTGTGTGGGCTTCCAtacaccaccgccatcgacTCCTGGAGTGTTGGCTGCGTCCTCTTCGAGCTCTTCACCGGAAAGCCGCTTTTCCCGGGCGAAAGCCTGCAGCATCAGCTCTCACTGATTGTGCAGCACGTCGGTCATCCATCTCAGGCGGCGCTCACGCTGGGGTGCTTGGCGACGCAGTTCCAGCTTCCCATGGTGTTCGTGTCGCACGACGCGCGGCGGGAGCACGTGCGACAGTGGATTCTCTCCTCTCGCGAGTTGGgactgcagcggtggcgaaAGCATCAGATGCAGAAGCTGCAAGAGGCCCACATCGCCGGCAACCAGCAGCTTTGGTCCCACCGTACTGCCGATGTCCCGAGCGCCAagtcggaggaggacgcaCTGCTAACCGCCACTCCTTACGGCGAGTCAGACGTGGACGGGACTtcggaggagctgaagcTGCTTGTGGACCTGATTTGCGACCTGCTCAATCCTGACGAGTCGCAGCGATTGAGCTGCACGCAAGCGCTGCACCATTCGTTCCTGAACAACGTCTCcaagcgctgcagcgctgccccaTGCCCGTACACCGCCACCCCAGCCGCCTGCTTTCCGACTGTGtctgccgcgccggcaccggtGCCGTGTATTATGGCGACAACTACCACTGGACAGTCGGTGATGATGACCGCCTCGCCATTGAGCGTGCCGATGGGATGCTCTCCTGCCAGCCCGTTTGTGATGCACCCGGTCCACTCCGCCCCAGCCGCCACCGTGCCCTTCACCGTGGCACCCGTAGAGTCGATGGTAGGGGTGGAAATGGAGGTTTCTACTCTCGGTGTTTCTTCGCGGCATCAGCCCGCACAGGCGTTCAGCACTTACCCCGCTGTCACGACCTCGACCGTGTACACTACCAATAGCACTGGGCAGGTGATGCAGTGTGCTGTGCCAGTCTTCACACAGGTGGCTCACCAAGTCGCGCCGAGCGTCGGCCACGCGTTTCTACCGCTTGGCATGACTGCACAGAACCCAGCCAGTGGCATCTACTGCTCCCCCACTACAACtgcatcgcagcagcagtacccGTCGTCGGGAATGAGCATCTCACCCACGTTCTCGCCGGGAGGAGCGCTCGTAcacgcgcatgtgccgcTGGGGTTCACGCCCACCACAGCTTCCAACCCttccgccgtcaccgccccTGCAGCCTCGGTACAACCCCTCGGTGCCTCGGCGTACGTgctcgccagcgccggcacggTTCCCTGCATCCGCGACTACCACTCTGAGATGGCTTCAGCTGGGATTTCGCCTTATGTCCTGTGCCATTTTCAGccgcagcacgcatgcgccacCGTCATGTCTCCTTGA